The following coding sequences lie in one Hippopotamus amphibius kiboko isolate mHipAmp2 chromosome 17, mHipAmp2.hap2, whole genome shotgun sequence genomic window:
- the PPY gene encoding pancreatic polypeptide prohormone yields MAATRRCLFLLLLSTCVALLLQPLRGARGAPLEPVYPGDNATPEQMAQYAAELRRYINMLTRPRYGKRDKEGTPDFSECGSTRAAAPR; encoded by the exons ATGGCCGCCACCCGCCGCTGCCTCTTCCTGCTGCTCCTGTCCACGTGCGTGGCTCTGTTGCTGCAGCCGCTACGGGGTGCCCGGGGGGCCCCGCTGGAGCCAGTATACCCCGGGGACAATGCCACACCGGAGCAGATGGCCCAGTACGCGGCTGAGCTCCGCAGATACATCAACATGCTGACCAGGCCCAG GTACgggaaaagagacaaagaaggcacGCCGGACTTCTCGGAGTGCGGCTCCACGCGCGCAGCTGCCCCCAGGTAA
- the PYY gene encoding peptide YY → MVMVRRPWPATATVLLALLVCLGELVDAYPAKPEAPGALASPEELKRYYISLRHYLNLVTRQRFGKRDVSEALPSKLVFPDPEDGLIKSRPEGAYVW, encoded by the exons ATGGTGATGGTGCGCAGGCCGTGGCCCGCCACGGCCACCGTGCTGCTGGCCCTGCTCGTCTGCCTGGGGGAGCTGGTCGACGCCTACCCCGCGAAACCCGAAGCTCCCGGCGCACTCGCCTCGCCAGAGGAGCTGAAGCGCTACTACATCTCGCTGCGCCACTATCTCAACCTGGTCACTAGGCAGCG gTTCGGGAAACGTGACGTTTCAGAAGCTCTGCCCTCCAAACTTGTCTTCCCTGATCCCGAGGACGGTCTCATCAAGTCGCG GCCAGAAGGCGCCTATGTGTGGTGA